Within Rhodopirellula halodulae, the genomic segment AGCGTCACTCGAATCCGCTCAACTCCACCTCCTCTGAGATCCGGAGTTAAGAGTGCGATTAACTCACTTTGCATTAATGTCCCCAGAATTGCGAAAGGTAGAAGCTGTTAAGTGTGTTCATTTCAAAAGTATATCCGACGGCATGAGCTGTAGCTGGGAGTTGTTGCACTCTGTGTTAGGATGGAAAGCTTGCGTCGCACAGTCAAAACCTCGGGACCAGCGACTGTGCAACCAAGCATGGCCCGCATGCTCAATATCCGAAGGGAAAACCTGTAAACATTCGCAGCCGGTTGAAAGTGTCGACCGGCCGCTGGTCGATTTTGGTTTTACCGGTTCTTGTTCCACGCCACTTTGTTATTTGGGTCGAGCGTTTCGACGCGGAATCCTAGTTTGTTGAGTCGTGACGTTACCGGGCACCCCAATCCTCTCCGCGTAAGATCTTCAAATACAACGCACTTTGTCTTTCCAAGAGTTCGTTCTCCTCCTTTGATGACCTGCTCCTCGGAGCCTTCGACGTCAATTTTCATCAGGTGAATCTCAGTTAGACCACGACAGACCTCATCGAGAGTCTTTGAGTAAATAGTAGTAGTCACACGCGCTTCCGTGGAATGCTTTCCGTATTCCTGAATGCTGGCCTGACCGAACTTCCCCGTGGGAGCATTCGCGATTACTTCGCTTCCCGACATGTCCCACAACGCTGTCTCTGCGACTTCGACATTTTCCAAATGGTTTAAATGAATATTGTCATAGAGCATCTGCATTGTTGGTGGGAACATCTCTACCGCCAATACTTTTCCCAGCTTACCGACGGAGTTTGCGGCCAGCACGGTGTAGAAGCCAATATTCGCCCCAACATCAACGAATGTGTCACCCATTCCCAGCTCATTCCGGAGAAGCTTGCCGATTGCGGGCTCTCTTGTTGGCGAAACTATCCAAAGATCGTCG encodes:
- a CDS encoding FkbM family methyltransferase, yielding MGDTFVDVGANIGFYTVLAANSVGKLGKVLAVEMFPPTMQMLYDNIHLNHLENVEVAETALWDMSGSEVIANAPTGKFGQASIQEYGKHSTEARVTTTIYSKTLDEVCRGLTEIHLMKIDVEGSEEQVIKGGERTLGKTKCVVFEDLTRRGLGCPVTSRLNKLGFRVETLDPNNKVAWNKNR